One part of the Drosophila teissieri strain GT53w chromosome 3R, Prin_Dtei_1.1, whole genome shotgun sequence genome encodes these proteins:
- the LOC122619811 gene encoding transmembrane protein 192 codes for MEQPATGGAAVQPGVSPAHIHDTDQLLDPVLFSNDNGSYKLNTVPAFSLHLVISTVISIVGIVLAASFPTDRRCDAYFIMLYLRATFWVITYLFDHFVKKQHDNLRMQGYHDFHRETNMQKGIPLQLVSLWNSMLLAVQALIHHFYAENFWEHCAAGWLSPVSYVTAFTVAENLVLAVSHSLYIDKVRKFNSAKLAPDVLRGADRAGGSLGLMQPGGDTEELLEKQADLIAYLRDHTHKLNQKLHQMQTNVRPVRAPQIP; via the exons ATGGAGCAACCAGCAACAGGAGGCGCCGCTGTCCAACCGGGCGTGTCCCCAGCGCACATCCACGACACGGACCAGCTCCTGGACCCCGTACTCTTCTCCAACGACAATGGAAGCTACAAGCTGAATACAGTACCCGCATTTAG CCTTCATCTGGTTATCTCCACTGTTATCTCTATTGTGGGGATCGTACTGGCGGCCTCCTTTCCAACGGACCGGCGTTGCGATGCTTACTTTATAATGCTCTACCTACGGGCCACCTTTTGGGTCATCACATAT CTCTTCGATCACTTTGTAAAGAAGCAACACGACAACCTACGCATGCAGGGCTATCACGATTTTCACCGCGAGACTAACATGCAGAAGGGGATTCCCCTCCAGCTGGTATCCCTGTGGAACTCCATGCTGCTTGCTGTCCAGGCTCTGATCCACCACTTCTATGCGGAGAACTTCTGGGAACACTGCGCCGCCGGCTGGTTGTCGCCGGTCAGCTATGTGACCGCCTTCACCGTGGCCGAGAATCTGGTGCTGGCCGTCTCCCACAGCTTATATATTG ACAAGGTGCGTAAGTTCAACAGCGCCAAGCTAGCCCCGGATGTTTTGCGCGGTGCGGACCGTGCTGGAGGCTCCCTGGGCCTTATGCAGCCAGGAGGAGACACAGAAGAGCTTCTGGAGAAGCAGGCCGATCTTATCGCCTATCTGCGtgaccacacacacaagctCAACCAGAAACTGCACCAAATGCAGACCAACGTGCGACCAGTGAGGGCCCCTCAAATTCCTTAA